The proteins below come from a single Staphylococcus sp. MI 10-1553 genomic window:
- a CDS encoding AI-2E family transporter, with translation MSENQHKQNGVSKNIDIRESRFMKFFGGKDLIFALLVFILVGIVIFIFDRVSYIFQPFIIIFNTIAAPIIIALILYYLFNPVINLMERYNINRIWGITILFLGIIGIITIAVNLLIPIVSFQFERLMDNFPNYLNKVTSFANNMMHIPFLSDYYSQIEKAVTGLQEKIPTFADGLSSKIRVFAEAVVNITVVIVTVPFVLFFMLKDGHRFKEFSNKIVPPKFRKDVHDLLDKMSEQVGSYIQGQIIVSFCIGILLFIGYSIIGLDYALILASIAAVTSVVPYLGPTIAISPAIIISIITSPFMLIKLIVVWTAVQFIEGHFISPNIMGKTLKIHPLTIIFVLLSAGNLLGVVGVILGIPSYAILKVLVSHIFLLFKRRYNKYYADDVGPYEMPKEEYSKD, from the coding sequence ATGTCTGAAAATCAACATAAGCAAAATGGTGTTTCAAAAAACATTGATATCCGAGAAAGCCGCTTCATGAAATTTTTCGGAGGCAAAGATCTCATTTTTGCGTTACTCGTTTTTATTTTAGTTGGAATTGTGATTTTTATATTCGATCGCGTTTCATATATTTTTCAGCCCTTTATTATCATTTTTAATACGATTGCAGCACCGATTATTATCGCGCTCATTCTGTATTACTTATTCAATCCTGTCATTAATTTGATGGAACGGTACAATATTAACCGTATTTGGGGCATTACGATTTTATTTTTAGGAATCATTGGTATCATCACTATCGCAGTGAACTTGCTGATTCCGATTGTATCTTTCCAATTTGAGCGCTTGATGGACAACTTCCCGAATTATTTAAACAAAGTGACATCATTTGCCAATAACATGATGCACATTCCATTTTTATCCGATTACTATTCACAAATTGAAAAGGCTGTGACAGGTTTACAGGAGAAGATTCCTACTTTTGCGGATGGCTTGAGTTCTAAAATTCGTGTTTTCGCTGAAGCTGTCGTGAATATTACAGTCGTTATTGTTACGGTACCGTTTGTGTTATTCTTCATGTTAAAAGATGGTCACCGTTTTAAAGAGTTTTCAAATAAAATTGTGCCGCCAAAATTCCGTAAAGATGTGCATGATTTGTTGGATAAAATGAGTGAACAAGTCGGCTCATACATTCAAGGACAAATTATTGTGTCATTTTGTATCGGTATTTTACTCTTTATTGGTTATTCGATTATCGGTTTAGACTATGCTTTAATTTTAGCGAGTATCGCAGCTGTAACGAGTGTAGTGCCTTATTTAGGACCTACGATTGCCATTTCGCCAGCGATTATCATTTCAATTATTACATCACCGTTCATGTTGATTAAATTGATTGTGGTGTGGACGGCAGTGCAGTTTATTGAAGGGCACTTTATTTCACCTAATATTATGGGTAAAACGCTTAAGATTCATCCTTTAACGATCATCTTTGTACTTTTAAGTGCTGGGAACTTACTCGGCGTTGTTGGCGTGATTTTAGGTATTCCAAGTTATGCGATTTTAAAAGTGCTCGTCTCGCATATCTTCCTGCTGTTCAAACGTCGTTATAATAAATATTATGCGGATGATGTAGGCCCTTATGAGATGCCTAAAGAGGAATATAGTAAAGATTAA
- the ptsG gene encoding glucose-specific PTS transporter subunit IIBC, translating to MRKKLFGQLQRIGKALMLPVAILPAAGLLLAFGAALQGEQLQSYLPFIQADGVQNVAEMMAAAGSIIFENLPIIFAMGVAIGLAGGDGVAAIAAFVGFIILNKTMGEFLGVTPENVGDAAKGYASVLGIPTLQTGVFGGIIIGALAAWCYNKFYNISLPSYLGFFAGKRFVPIVMATTSFLLAFPMALVWPVIQNGLNAFSEGLLDSNTGLAVFLFGFIKRLLIPFGLHHIFHAPFWFEFGSYTNMAGEIIRGDQRIFIEQIREGTNLTAGKFMQGEFPVMMFGLPAAALAIYHTAKPENKKVVAGLMGSAALTSFLTGITEPLEFSFLFVAPLLFFIHAVLDGLSFLILYLLDLHLGYTFSGGFIDFVLLGILPNKTHWWLVIPVGLVYGVIYYSIFRFLITKMNYKTPGREDKQTETTQTTASELPYAVLQAMGDKDNIKHLDACITRLRVEVNDKSKVDVARLKDLGASGVLEIGNNMQAIFGPKSDQIKHEMQQIMSGQAVQHPVDLDEDKDEAVVIDEATDTTAVTKTGQVVAPMDGEVVPLSEVPDQVFSEKMMGEGIAIRPTSGEVYAPFDGKIQMIFPTKHAFGLVSDNGLELLIHVGLDTVKLNGEGFTVHVEEGQTMKAGDNLMTVDLDLIRASAKSDITPIIVTQSEVTALKFTEAKDVKHGEKLFEI from the coding sequence GTGAGGAAAAAACTATTTGGACAATTGCAACGTATCGGTAAAGCATTAATGTTACCTGTTGCGATTTTACCAGCTGCCGGTTTGTTACTCGCATTCGGTGCAGCATTACAAGGGGAACAATTGCAATCGTACTTACCATTTATTCAAGCTGATGGAGTACAAAACGTTGCAGAAATGATGGCAGCAGCCGGCAGTATCATTTTTGAAAACTTACCGATTATTTTTGCTATGGGTGTCGCTATCGGTTTAGCAGGCGGTGACGGGGTTGCTGCAATTGCGGCTTTCGTTGGTTTTATCATTTTGAACAAAACGATGGGTGAATTTTTAGGGGTGACACCTGAAAATGTAGGTGATGCAGCGAAAGGTTATGCGAGTGTCTTAGGTATCCCGACATTACAAACAGGGGTGTTCGGCGGTATTATTATCGGTGCACTCGCGGCATGGTGTTATAACAAGTTTTATAACATTTCTTTACCGTCATATCTTGGTTTCTTTGCAGGAAAACGATTTGTACCGATTGTGATGGCTACAACATCATTTTTACTTGCATTCCCTATGGCGCTTGTTTGGCCAGTGATTCAAAATGGTTTAAACGCATTCAGTGAAGGATTATTAGATTCCAACACAGGTTTAGCAGTCTTTTTATTTGGTTTTATTAAGCGTTTATTAATTCCATTCGGTTTACACCATATTTTCCATGCGCCATTTTGGTTTGAATTTGGTTCTTACACAAATATGGCTGGTGAAATTATTCGTGGTGACCAACGTATCTTTATCGAACAAATTCGTGAAGGTACAAACTTAACAGCAGGTAAATTCATGCAAGGTGAATTCCCAGTTATGATGTTCGGTTTACCAGCTGCAGCATTAGCGATTTATCATACTGCAAAACCTGAAAATAAAAAAGTGGTTGCAGGTTTGATGGGTTCAGCAGCATTAACATCATTCTTAACAGGTATTACAGAACCTTTAGAGTTTTCATTTTTATTTGTAGCACCATTATTATTCTTCATTCATGCAGTATTAGACGGTTTAAGTTTCTTAATTTTATACTTACTTGATTTACATTTAGGTTACACATTCTCTGGTGGCTTTATCGACTTTGTATTACTCGGTATCTTGCCAAACAAAACGCATTGGTGGCTCGTGATTCCAGTCGGTCTTGTGTATGGTGTCATTTACTATTCAATCTTCCGCTTCTTAATTACGAAGATGAATTACAAAACACCAGGACGTGAGGATAAACAAACAGAGACGACGCAAACGACTGCAAGTGAGTTGCCTTATGCCGTATTACAAGCGATGGGTGACAAAGATAACATCAAACATTTAGATGCATGTATTACAAGATTACGTGTTGAAGTGAACGATAAATCAAAAGTCGACGTAGCACGTTTGAAAGATTTAGGCGCTTCTGGTGTGTTAGAAATCGGTAACAACATGCAAGCGATTTTTGGACCGAAATCAGACCAAATCAAACATGAAATGCAACAAATTATGTCAGGTCAAGCTGTACAACATCCTGTAGATTTAGATGAAGATAAGGACGAAGCAGTTGTGATTGATGAAGCTACAGACACGACTGCTGTTACGAAAACAGGACAAGTTGTCGCACCAATGGATGGTGAAGTTGTGCCATTATCTGAGGTGCCTGACCAAGTGTTTAGTGAAAAAATGATGGGAGAAGGGATTGCAATCCGTCCAACGAGTGGTGAAGTGTATGCACCATTTGATGGTAAGATTCAAATGATTTTCCCAACGAAACATGCATTTGGTTTAGTGTCTGACAATGGTTTAGAATTATTGATTCATGTTGGTTTAGATACTGTAAAATTAAACGGTGAAGGGTTTACAGTTCACGTTGAAGAAGGTCAAACGATGAAAGCGGGCGATAATTTAATGACAGTGGACTTAGATCTTATCCGCGCATCTGCGAAAAGTGATATCACGCCGATTATTGTGACGCAATCAGAAGTGACAGCGTTGAAATTTACAGAGGCAAAAGATGTCAAACATGGTGAAAAGTTATTTGAAATCTAA
- the glcT gene encoding glucose PTS transporter transcription antiterminator GlcT translates to MNQYTIKKVLNNNVLICEYQQSEVVIIGKGLGFNKKPGMKINDPDTIEKVFKLENKNEQDHYKMLVAHTDERVLRAVIDSVQIIMTHFELHHEESFIVSLTDHLIFALKRLEKGQLIKNPFLSETKYSYPEAYKIAKKVVARINLQLNTDFPEDEVGFIALHIASQTDDIDLSEMQNVPKLINNAIRMIEHDMEIQIPVASIQYQRFVRHIHFLLQRLKKGERTTIERSFENLLKTQYPLCYNVAVKIVKMIQSQIDVRVDEAEVAYLTMHIQQLSLTSQNQS, encoded by the coding sequence GTGAATCAATATACGATAAAAAAAGTCCTCAACAATAACGTGCTGATTTGCGAATACCAACAATCAGAAGTCGTTATCATTGGTAAAGGCCTTGGATTTAACAAAAAACCAGGGATGAAAATCAATGATCCTGATACGATTGAAAAAGTGTTTAAGCTAGAAAATAAAAACGAACAAGACCATTACAAGATGTTAGTGGCGCATACCGATGAACGTGTCTTACGTGCGGTCATTGATTCTGTACAAATCATTATGACGCATTTTGAACTGCATCATGAAGAATCATTTATCGTCTCCTTAACCGATCACTTAATTTTTGCATTGAAACGCTTGGAAAAGGGGCAGTTAATTAAAAATCCGTTTTTAAGTGAGACGAAATACAGTTATCCAGAAGCGTATAAAATTGCTAAAAAAGTAGTGGCGCGTATTAACTTGCAATTGAACACAGACTTTCCAGAAGATGAAGTCGGTTTTATTGCTTTGCATATTGCATCTCAAACTGATGATATTGATTTGAGTGAAATGCAAAATGTACCGAAGTTGATTAACAATGCGATTCGAATGATTGAACATGATATGGAGATTCAAATTCCAGTCGCATCCATTCAGTATCAACGTTTTGTGAGACATATTCATTTTCTTTTACAGCGTTTGAAAAAAGGCGAGCGTACGACAATTGAACGGAGTTTTGAAAACCTATTGAAGACGCAATATCCGTTGTGCTATAATGTAGCTGTTAAAATAGTTAAAATGATACAATCACAAATCGATGTTCGTGTGGATGAAGCAGAAGTCGCATATTTAACGATGCACATTCAGCAACTCTCACTGACATCTCAAAATCAATCATAA
- a CDS encoding alanine/glycine:cation symporter family protein codes for MRDFDSLIPDWFKAFIQIGNDLIWSQYLIGLLLTVGLFFSISSKFVQIRWLPEMFRALTDKSETLESGQKGISSFQAFAISAGSRVGTGNIAGVATAIVLGGPGAVFWMWIIAIIGAASAFIEATLAQVYKVPDKEGGFRGGPAYYITKGLNQRWLGVLFAILITVTFAFVFNTVQSNTIAESLNTQYHISPVVTGIILAVITAIVIFGGVRSVATLSSVIVPVMAIIYILIVLVILVMNIDQIFPMISTIIKSAFGIDQATGGAVGFAVLQGVKRGLFSNEAGMGSAPNAAATAAVSHPVKQGLIQSLGVFFDTILVCTATAIMILLYSGLRFGEGEAQGVAVTQSALNEHLGSAGGIFLSIAVALFAFSSVVGNYYYGQSNIEFLSTNKIVLFIFRCLVVILVFVGAVVKTETVWSTADVFMGLMAIVNIIAIIGLSNIALAVMRDYQRQRKEGKRPIFRPEDLEINLFGIESWGNAIHKNKKED; via the coding sequence GTGAGAGATTTTGATAGTTTAATTCCGGATTGGTTTAAAGCATTTATTCAAATAGGGAACGACTTGATTTGGTCACAATACTTAATCGGGTTACTGTTGACAGTAGGCTTGTTTTTCTCGATTAGTTCAAAGTTTGTTCAAATTCGATGGCTTCCTGAGATGTTTCGTGCATTAACCGATAAATCCGAAACTTTAGAAAGTGGTCAGAAGGGGATTTCGTCATTCCAAGCTTTTGCTATTAGTGCCGGCTCGCGTGTAGGTACAGGGAATATTGCCGGTGTTGCAACTGCGATTGTACTTGGCGGTCCTGGTGCGGTATTTTGGATGTGGATTATTGCAATCATTGGTGCAGCGAGTGCCTTTATCGAAGCAACGTTAGCACAAGTTTATAAAGTGCCTGACAAAGAAGGGGGCTTCCGTGGTGGCCCTGCTTACTACATCACAAAAGGGCTGAATCAACGTTGGTTAGGTGTTTTATTTGCGATATTGATTACTGTGACATTCGCATTTGTATTTAACACAGTACAATCGAACACTATAGCCGAGTCATTAAATACGCAATATCACATTAGTCCTGTTGTGACAGGTATCATTTTAGCAGTCATTACAGCGATTGTTATTTTCGGCGGTGTGCGCAGTGTCGCAACATTATCATCAGTCATTGTACCGGTGATGGCGATTATTTATATTTTAATCGTTTTAGTTATTTTAGTGATGAACATCGATCAAATTTTCCCGATGATTTCTACAATCATTAAAAGTGCTTTCGGTATCGACCAAGCAACAGGTGGCGCAGTTGGTTTCGCTGTATTACAAGGTGTTAAACGTGGTCTTTTCTCAAATGAAGCAGGGATGGGTTCTGCACCTAACGCAGCTGCAACTGCCGCAGTATCACACCCTGTCAAGCAAGGTTTAATTCAATCATTAGGTGTATTCTTTGATACGATTTTAGTTTGTACAGCGACAGCGATCATGATTTTATTATATTCAGGCTTGAGATTTGGTGAAGGTGAAGCACAAGGTGTTGCAGTGACACAATCTGCGTTAAACGAACATTTAGGTAGTGCAGGTGGTATTTTCTTATCTATAGCCGTCGCATTATTTGCGTTTTCATCTGTTGTCGGTAACTATTACTATGGACAATCTAACATCGAATTTTTATCAACAAATAAAATTGTGTTATTCATTTTCCGTTGTCTTGTCGTTATTCTTGTATTCGTGGGTGCAGTTGTAAAGACTGAAACAGTTTGGAGCACGGCTGACGTGTTTATGGGATTAATGGCTATCGTTAACATTATCGCCATTATCGGCTTGTCCAATATTGCGTTAGCGGTCATGAGAGACTACCAACGTCAACGTAAAGAAGGCAAGCGTCCGATTTTTAGACCAGAAGATTTAGAAATCAATTTATTTGGTATTGAATCTTGGGGCAACGCCATTCATAAAAATAAAAAAGAAGATTAA
- the parC gene encoding DNA topoisomerase IV subunit A, with protein MAEIIQNLPLVDVIGDRFGRYSKYIIQERALPDVRDGLKPVQRRILYSMYSNGNTYDKHFRKSAKTVGDVIGQLHPHGDSSVYDAMVRLSQDWKLRHVLVEMHGNNGSIDNDPPAAMRYTEAKLSQLSEQILRDINKDTVDFVPNYDDTEMEPMVLPARFPNLLVNGSTGISAGYATDIPPHNLAEVITATLKYIDNPELTVKQLMKYIKGPDFPTGGIVQGIDGIKKAYETGKGKVVVRAKADIETLRNGRSQIIVTEIPYEVNKSSLVKKIDELRADKKVEGIVEVRDETDRSGLRVAVELKKDVNATSILNFLYKNTDLQVAYNFNMVAITEGRPKLMGIKPIISSYLNHQIEVVTRRTNFDLKHTEERMHIVEGLMKALSILDEVITLIRNSKNKRDAKDNLVETYDFTEAQAEAIVMLQLYRLTNTDIVALQEEYDALKQKIAALKHILENHDALLDVIKEELSEIKKQFKQPRLSIIEEKISEIKIDKEVIVPSETVMLSLTQEGYIKRTSLRSFNASGKEEIGLKERDGVLKMIETNTQDYAMVFTNKGRYLLIPVHKLPDVKWKDLGQHVSQIVPIEEDERVVDCYTVSDFNDERAIITATRQGMIKKSLLSGFKSTRTTKPLVAMKVKEGDALISVMLVPTDASSQLITLLTHRGMSLTYPMSELPDNGLRAAGIKAINLKDEDHVVLVDYIQTEDTILIATQRGALKRIGFKVLQQAKRAQRGITLLKELKKQPHRVVAARVCRPEQLQYRLVSQQDETTGLIKDIHLSEQYTNGSFVVDTSTFGEIEDLYVD; from the coding sequence ATGGCTGAAATCATCCAAAATTTACCTTTAGTTGATGTTATTGGTGATCGTTTTGGTCGCTACAGTAAATACATCATTCAAGAGCGTGCTTTGCCTGATGTACGCGATGGATTGAAACCGGTGCAGCGTCGTATTCTGTATTCTATGTATTCGAATGGCAATACGTACGATAAACATTTTCGTAAAAGTGCCAAAACAGTTGGGGACGTGATTGGTCAGTTGCATCCGCATGGTGATAGTTCTGTGTATGATGCAATGGTCCGTTTGAGTCAAGACTGGAAATTGCGTCATGTGCTCGTTGAAATGCACGGGAATAACGGGAGTATTGACAATGACCCTCCTGCTGCGATGCGTTACACTGAAGCGAAATTAAGTCAGTTATCTGAACAAATTTTACGTGATATTAATAAAGATACTGTCGATTTTGTACCGAACTATGATGATACCGAAATGGAGCCTATGGTATTGCCGGCACGTTTTCCAAATTTATTGGTGAATGGTTCGACGGGGATTTCAGCGGGTTATGCGACTGACATTCCTCCGCACAACTTAGCTGAAGTCATTACGGCGACGTTGAAATATATCGACAATCCTGAATTGACAGTGAAACAGCTCATGAAATATATTAAAGGGCCTGATTTTCCGACAGGCGGTATTGTACAAGGCATCGATGGGATTAAAAAGGCTTATGAAACAGGTAAAGGGAAAGTCGTTGTACGTGCAAAAGCTGACATCGAAACGTTGCGTAATGGGCGTAGTCAAATTATCGTGACAGAAATTCCTTACGAAGTGAATAAAAGTAGTCTCGTGAAAAAGATTGATGAATTGCGTGCGGACAAAAAGGTAGAAGGTATCGTAGAAGTACGTGATGAAACGGATCGAAGTGGCTTACGTGTCGCTGTCGAATTGAAAAAAGATGTGAATGCAACATCGATTTTAAACTTCTTATACAAAAATACAGATTTACAAGTGGCGTACAACTTCAACATGGTTGCAATTACGGAAGGTCGCCCGAAATTGATGGGTATTAAACCGATTATTAGTAGTTATCTTAACCACCAAATTGAGGTTGTTACACGTCGTACAAACTTTGATTTAAAACATACAGAAGAACGTATGCACATTGTTGAAGGGCTGATGAAGGCACTTTCTATTCTAGATGAAGTCATCACATTAATTCGAAATTCAAAAAATAAGCGTGATGCGAAAGATAATTTAGTTGAAACGTATGACTTTACAGAAGCTCAAGCAGAAGCCATTGTGATGTTACAACTTTACCGTTTAACGAATACCGACATTGTGGCATTGCAAGAAGAGTATGATGCACTCAAACAGAAAATTGCGGCATTGAAACATATTTTAGAAAATCACGATGCGTTACTCGATGTGATTAAAGAAGAGTTATCTGAAATCAAAAAGCAATTTAAACAGCCACGTCTTTCGATCATTGAAGAGAAAATTTCTGAAATTAAAATCGATAAAGAAGTGATTGTCCCAAGTGAAACAGTCATGTTAAGTCTGACGCAAGAAGGGTATATTAAACGGACGTCGTTAAGAAGTTTCAATGCAAGTGGTAAAGAAGAAATTGGCTTAAAAGAGCGTGATGGTGTGTTGAAAATGATTGAAACTAATACACAAGATTACGCGATGGTCTTTACAAACAAAGGACGTTACTTGCTCATACCTGTGCATAAATTGCCTGACGTGAAATGGAAAGATTTGGGTCAACATGTGTCTCAAATCGTGCCAATTGAAGAAGACGAACGCGTGGTAGATTGTTACACTGTATCTGATTTTAATGATGAGCGTGCGATCATTACAGCTACACGCCAAGGTATGATTAAGAAAAGTTTATTGTCTGGCTTTAAGTCAACAAGGACAACGAAGCCACTCGTAGCGATGAAAGTGAAAGAAGGCGATGCGTTGATTTCAGTGATGCTTGTGCCAACTGATGCGTCGTCACAACTCATTACATTGTTAACACACCGAGGCATGTCTCTGACGTATCCGATGTCTGAACTGCCAGATAATGGATTGCGTGCAGCAGGAATTAAAGCGATTAATTTAAAAGACGAAGATCATGTCGTCCTAGTTGATTACATTCAAACAGAAGATACGATTTTAATTGCGACACAACGCGGTGCATTGAAGCGCATTGGTTTTAAAGTGTTACAACAAGCGAAACGTGCACAACGCGGTATTACGTTATTAAAAGAGTTGAAAAAGCAACCACATCGCGTCGTTGCAGCACGTGTATGTCGCCCTGAGCAGTTACAATATCGACTTGTATCTCAACAAGATGAGACAACAGGATTGATTAAAGACATTCATTTGTCAGAACAGTACACTAATGGTAGTTTTGTGGTAGATACGAGTACATTCGGTGAAATTGAAGACTTGTATGTGGACTAG
- the parE gene encoding DNA topoisomerase IV subunit B, producing the protein MSAKKVNNYSDDAIQVLEGLEAVRKRPGMYIGSTDKRGLHHLVYEVVDNSVDEILNGYGNEINVTINEGESITVADNGRGMPTGTHRSGKPTVEVIFTVLHAGGKFGQGGYKTSGGLHGVGASVVNALSESLTVEIHRDGQIFEQQFAHGGVPQTKLIKKGKTKKTGTTVTFKPDPEIFKSATSFNFETLSERLQESAFLLQNLKITLEDRRAGKERSEVYHYEEGIKAFVSYVNEGKEVLHDVALFQGTANEIEVDVSFQYNDQYSESIMSFVNNVRTKDGGTHEVGFKTAMTRVFNEYARRIGDLKVKDKNLEGNDIREGLTAIISVRIPEHLLQFEGQTKSKLGTPEARSAVDAIVAEKLPFYLEEKGQLSKSLVKKAIKAQQAREAARKAREDARSGKKNKRKDTLLSGKLTPAQSKNTEKNELYLVEGDSAGGSAKLGRDRKFQAILPLRGKVINTEKARLEDIFKNEEINTIIHTIGAGVGNDFNLEDSNYNRIIIMTDADTDGAHIQVLLLTFFFKYMRPLVMAGRVYIALPPLYKLEKGKGKNKKIAYAWTDEELEKLQREMGKGFVLQRYKGLGEMNPDQLWETTMNPETRTLIRVQIDDEVRSSQRVSTLMGDKVAPRREWIEHHVQFGMQEDLSILENEEIQILSDDDIAEEDA; encoded by the coding sequence GTGTCTGCAAAAAAGGTTAATAATTACTCTGATGATGCGATTCAAGTATTAGAAGGACTTGAAGCCGTACGTAAAAGACCAGGCATGTACATAGGTTCTACAGATAAACGCGGTTTGCACCATTTAGTATATGAAGTCGTGGATAACTCTGTAGATGAAATTTTAAATGGTTACGGTAACGAAATTAACGTAACGATTAATGAAGGCGAAAGCATCACTGTTGCGGATAACGGTCGTGGTATGCCAACAGGGACACACCGTTCGGGTAAGCCGACTGTTGAAGTGATTTTTACTGTATTGCACGCAGGTGGTAAATTTGGTCAAGGTGGCTATAAAACGTCAGGTGGCCTTCATGGTGTAGGGGCATCTGTAGTGAATGCTTTAAGTGAATCATTGACTGTAGAAATTCATCGTGACGGCCAAATTTTTGAACAACAGTTCGCTCACGGTGGCGTTCCTCAGACGAAATTGATTAAAAAAGGGAAGACGAAAAAAACGGGTACGACTGTGACGTTTAAGCCGGATCCTGAGATTTTCAAGTCTGCAACAAGCTTTAATTTTGAAACTTTAAGCGAGCGTCTTCAAGAGTCAGCATTTTTATTACAAAATTTAAAAATTACATTAGAAGATCGTCGTGCAGGGAAAGAACGTAGCGAAGTGTATCATTATGAAGAGGGCATTAAAGCTTTTGTGAGCTATGTCAATGAAGGTAAAGAAGTGTTGCATGATGTCGCTTTGTTCCAAGGTACAGCAAATGAAATCGAGGTCGATGTGTCATTCCAATATAACGATCAGTACTCTGAAAGTATCATGAGCTTTGTTAACAATGTGCGTACAAAAGATGGCGGGACGCATGAAGTCGGTTTTAAAACTGCGATGACACGTGTGTTTAATGAATATGCACGTCGAATTGGTGATTTAAAAGTGAAAGATAAAAATTTAGAAGGTAATGATATTCGTGAAGGTTTAACAGCCATTATTTCAGTACGAATCCCTGAACATTTATTACAATTCGAAGGTCAAACGAAGTCCAAACTGGGTACACCAGAAGCTAGAAGTGCAGTTGATGCGATTGTCGCTGAGAAATTACCGTTTTATTTAGAAGAAAAGGGTCAATTGTCTAAATCGCTCGTTAAAAAAGCAATCAAAGCACAACAAGCACGTGAAGCAGCACGGAAAGCGAGAGAAGATGCACGTTCTGGTAAAAAGAATAAACGTAAAGATACGTTATTATCGGGTAAATTAACTCCAGCACAAAGTAAAAATACTGAAAAAAATGAACTCTACTTAGTCGAAGGGGACTCAGCGGGGGGTTCTGCTAAACTAGGCCGGGACCGCAAATTCCAAGCGATTTTACCATTACGCGGTAAAGTCATTAACACTGAAAAAGCACGTTTAGAAGATATATTTAAAAATGAAGAAATCAATACGATTATTCATACGATTGGTGCAGGTGTGGGTAATGATTTTAACTTAGAAGACAGCAATTACAACCGCATTATTATTATGACCGATGCGGATACAGATGGTGCGCACATTCAAGTGTTGTTATTGACATTCTTCTTCAAATATATGAGACCGCTTGTGATGGCAGGACGCGTGTACATCGCTTTACCACCACTTTATAAGTTAGAAAAAGGGAAAGGCAAAAACAAAAAGATTGCATACGCTTGGACAGATGAAGAATTAGAAAAGTTACAACGTGAGATGGGCAAAGGTTTCGTTCTTCAACGTTACAAAGGTTTAGGTGAAATGAACCCAGATCAGTTATGGGAAACAACGATGAATCCCGAAACGCGTACATTGATTCGTGTTCAGATAGACGATGAAGTCCGCTCGTCTCAACGTGTTTCAACATTGATGGGTGATAAAGTAGCACCGAGACGTGAGTGGATTGAGCACCATGTTCAGTTCGGTATGCAAGAAGATTTAAGTATTTTAGAAAATGAAGAAATCCAAATTTTATCAGATGACGATATCGCAGAGGAGGATGCATAA
- the plsY gene encoding glycerol-3-phosphate 1-O-acyltransferase PlsY has translation MVLILLFIVSYLIGSIPSGYLIGKIFFKKDIRKYGSGNMGATNSFRVLGKPAGFAVTFFDIFKGFIVVFLPVIFNVEIHGLLVGIFAILGHVYPIYLKFRGGKAVATSAGVMLAVNPILLLILAAIFFAILKLTKYVSLSSIIAAICCVIGSFFVSDYIMLITSFVVAILLIYRHMSNIKRIIKGTEPKIKWM, from the coding sequence ATGGTGTTAATCCTACTATTCATCGTTAGCTATTTAATTGGTTCCATACCAAGTGGCTATTTAATTGGTAAGATTTTCTTCAAAAAAGATATTAGAAAATATGGTAGTGGTAATATGGGAGCCACAAATAGTTTTCGTGTACTTGGGAAGCCAGCTGGTTTTGCAGTCACATTTTTTGATATATTCAAAGGCTTTATCGTTGTATTTTTACCTGTCATCTTTAACGTAGAAATACACGGTTTACTCGTAGGAATTTTTGCAATTCTAGGACATGTTTATCCGATTTACTTAAAATTCCGTGGTGGAAAAGCTGTTGCAACAAGTGCTGGCGTGATGCTTGCGGTCAATCCAATTTTGTTATTAATTCTTGCAGCTATCTTTTTCGCTATTTTGAAATTAACAAAATACGTTTCTTTATCAAGTATTATTGCGGCTATTTGCTGTGTTATTGGCTCTTTCTTTGTGAGTGACTATATTATGCTTATTACAAGTTTTGTAGTGGCGATATTGCTGATTTATCGTCATATGAGCAATATTAAACGAATTATTAAAGGCACAGAACCGAAAATTAAATGGATGTAA